Proteins encoded in a region of the Candidatus Cloacimonas sp. genome:
- a CDS encoding ABC transporter ATP-binding protein, translated as MRTFDAVLPYLKKSYTRILGGLIMLILVDLVQLAVPKVMQYAIDHIQERTIDSRGLAWIGLIIFGFAIAVMVLRYFWRILIIGNSYLIEKSLRQDYYDHLLTLSQNFFNKSKTGDLMAYATNDLNAVRMLFGMGLISAMDIVLMTIASFSFMVSINAKLTLLAIIPMPFISLTVMYFGRKVHTRFRAVQQSFATLSGRVQETISGIRIVKAFCQEKTELKKIDNVAHDFVNQNLGLARIAGVFHPLMGLIISISMIITIYFGGQAAIRGEISVGGFIAFFQYLGMLVWPMIAIGQIVDMYQRGTASLKRLNDIFEVKAEIDDDSADKSITKLAGKILFKNLSFRYEPNLPLIFNDITAGIDAGKTLAVVGPTGCGKTTLIELLVRIYNPPRNSIYIDDYELYTIPLNVLRRDVILVPQDIFLFSESIADNIRLSNPQASDEEVFEAAKTAQVYDEIMEFEHKFETIVGERGVTLSGGQKQRVAIARALLTNPQVLILDDALSAVDTKTERKILECLIEIRKGKTTLIIAHRISSLQHSDLIIVLNDGIIAERGTHQDLLLKGGIYKDLYEKQRIRARLEGEEE; from the coding sequence ATGCGAACTTTTGATGCTGTTCTTCCCTATTTGAAGAAGAGCTACACCCGGATTTTGGGTGGATTGATAATGCTGATATTGGTCGATCTGGTGCAACTTGCCGTCCCGAAAGTGATGCAGTATGCCATAGATCACATCCAAGAAAGGACAATAGATTCCAGAGGTCTGGCTTGGATAGGGCTGATTATATTCGGATTTGCCATAGCGGTGATGGTGTTAAGATATTTTTGGCGCATTCTCATTATTGGCAATTCCTACCTTATCGAAAAAAGTTTGCGTCAAGATTATTACGATCATCTGCTTACTTTGTCCCAGAACTTTTTCAACAAAAGTAAAACTGGAGACCTGATGGCATACGCTACAAACGATTTGAATGCGGTTCGGATGCTTTTTGGAATGGGGTTAATTTCGGCGATGGATATCGTGTTGATGACCATTGCCTCTTTTTCTTTTATGGTGTCTATAAATGCTAAATTGACCTTGCTGGCAATTATCCCTATGCCTTTTATCTCATTAACCGTTATGTATTTTGGCAGAAAAGTGCATACTCGTTTCAGAGCTGTGCAACAAAGTTTCGCCACTTTAAGCGGAAGAGTTCAAGAAACCATTTCCGGCATCAGAATTGTGAAGGCATTCTGTCAGGAAAAAACTGAACTGAAAAAAATAGATAATGTGGCGCACGATTTTGTGAATCAAAATTTGGGGCTTGCCAGGATTGCCGGTGTTTTTCATCCTTTAATGGGCTTGATCATTAGCATCAGTATGATCATCACTATTTATTTTGGTGGACAAGCTGCCATTCGGGGTGAAATTAGCGTGGGTGGTTTCATCGCTTTCTTCCAATATCTTGGAATGTTGGTGTGGCCTATGATTGCCATTGGCCAAATTGTAGATATGTATCAAAGAGGAACTGCCTCCCTAAAACGCTTGAACGATATTTTTGAGGTAAAAGCTGAAATTGACGATGACTCAGCCGATAAAAGCATCACTAAGCTCGCAGGAAAAATCCTCTTCAAAAATTTGTCGTTCCGTTATGAACCTAATTTGCCCTTAATTTTTAATGACATCACTGCCGGCATAGACGCAGGAAAAACTTTGGCTGTCGTGGGTCCAACCGGTTGTGGAAAAACTACCTTGATCGAGCTTTTGGTAAGAATATATAATCCACCCCGAAATAGCATCTATATAGATGATTATGAACTTTATACCATACCTTTGAATGTTCTAAGAAGAGATGTAATTTTGGTGCCTCAAGATATTTTTCTGTTTTCAGAATCCATTGCGGATAACATTCGGTTAAGCAATCCGCAAGCTTCCGATGAAGAAGTTTTTGAAGCAGCTAAAACAGCTCAGGTATATGATGAAATTATGGAATTTGAACATAAATTCGAGACCATTGTCGGAGAAAGAGGCGTTACTCTTTCAGGAGGACAAAAACAACGCGTAGCTATTGCCAGAGCGTTACTTACCAATCCACAGGTTTTAATTTTGGATGATGCTCTTTCGGCTGTAGATACGAAAACCGAACGCAAAATTCTGGAATGTTTGATCGAAATCAGAAAAGGAAAAACCACTCTGATCATCGCTCACCGGATATCGTCTTTACAACATTCTGATCTGATCATTGTTTTGAATGATGGAATCATCGCTGAACGAGGAACTCATCAAGACCTCTTGCTAAAAGGTGGCATATATAAAGACCTTTACGAAAAACAAAGAATCCGAGCACGCTTGGAAGGAGAAGAAGAATAA
- a CDS encoding PTS sugar transporter subunit IIA, translated as MNKLFMPEIVKIVDKFDNKNACLQYMADLLSESGCLSFPDRFLAAVKGREEIMSTGIGRGIAIPHARDLTVSCLRIAVCMIRKGLEFSSLDNLPVNLVFMIAVPQSSNQDYMKILRSLSEFLRQEENREALLQANDERDLYGKVQVLEEKLRTQLGV; from the coding sequence ATGAACAAGCTTTTTATGCCGGAGATAGTGAAAATAGTAGATAAGTTTGATAACAAAAATGCCTGCCTGCAATATATGGCAGACCTGCTTTCAGAAAGCGGTTGTTTAAGTTTTCCCGATCGTTTTTTGGCGGCAGTAAAAGGAAGAGAAGAAATAATGAGTACGGGTATCGGAAGAGGAATAGCAATTCCGCATGCGCGAGATTTAACGGTAAGTTGTTTAAGAATAGCTGTTTGTATGATACGCAAGGGATTGGAATTTTCCAGTTTAGATAATTTGCCGGTAAATCTGGTTTTTATGATTGCCGTTCCCCAAAGTTCGAATCAGGACTATATGAAGATATTACGCTCGCTCTCAGAATTTTTGAGGCAAGAAGAAAACCGTGAAGCATTATTGCAAGCCAATGATGAAAGGGACTTATATGGAAAAGTTCAGGTTCTGGAAGAAAAGCTACGCACTCAGCTTGGCGTTTAG